The following proteins are encoded in a genomic region of Triticum dicoccoides isolate Atlit2015 ecotype Zavitan chromosome 1B, WEW_v2.0, whole genome shotgun sequence:
- the LOC119349637 gene encoding WRKY transcription factor 22-like produces the protein MEDTAATLAAELDRLLAMARELEARVDGDQGAPGAARELCAALAESVDRAMRLAGSSPHGGGGGGEGNAGHGSASVSGQVKGGRKAGANKVRTQVRVASVTDAGPLSDGLSWRKYGQKDILGATYPRAYFRCTHRHSRGCQATKQVQRAHADPLLFDVVYLGAHTCAQAAAILAGPELQPPAAFGLEYQQSSPVAAPEGIQWPVEPVTPPPFPSSPASCYTPGSPWCQPAGSYGYAAGGADMEYDAEFVEMFLNLSEVQNL, from the coding sequence ATGGAGGACACGGCGGCGACGCTGGCGGCGGAGCTGGACCGGCTGCTGGCCATGGCGAGGGAGCTGGAGGCGCGCGTCGACGGCGACCAGGGCGCGCCGGGCGCCGCGAGGGAGCTCTGCGCCGCGCTGGCCGAGTCCGTCGACCGGGCCATGCGCCTCGCCGGGAGCAGCCcgcacggaggcggcggcggcggcgagggcaatGCCGGCCACGGCAGTGCGAGCGTGAGCGGGCAGGTCAAGGGCGGCAGGAAGGCGGGGGCGAACAAGGTGCGGACGCAGGTGCGGGTGGCGTCGGTGACGGACGCGGGGCCGCTCAGCGACGGGCTCAGCTGGCGCAAGTACGGCCAGAAGGACATCCTCGGCGCCACGTACCCCAGGGCATACTTCCGGTGCACGCACCGGCACTCGCGGGGCTGCCAGGCCACCAAGCAGGTGCAGCGCGCCCACGCCGACCCGCTGCTCTTCGACGTCGTGTACCTCGGCGCGCACACCTGCGCCCAGGCCGCCGCGATCCTCGCCGGCCCGGAGCTGCAGCCTCCTGCCGCCTTCGGCCTGGAGTACCAGCAGAGCTCGCCGGTCGCGGCGCCGGAAGGGATTCAGTGGCCGGTAGAGCCCGTGACGCCGCCCCCCTTCCCCTCCTCGCCGGCCAGCTGCTACACGCCGGGGAGCCCCTGGTGCCAGCCTGCCGGCAGTTACGGCTACGCTGCTGGCGGGGCTGACATGGAGTACGACGCTGAGTTCGTCGAAATGTTCTTGAATCTGTCCGAGGTTCAGAACCTGTAG
- the LOC119349638 gene encoding uncharacterized protein LOC119349638, giving the protein MAKAYVCHGGCMCVANDGDPAEHMIVDDEDAGDQGAAAEGSNIESDDELLNDEHEEVPPPLVVYTKGIVLSDDEGSKLGLVLTINYGYIGSPFVHRLTITNVASKQMKIPSKVTEQLSLLPEGVVGICFEAGEYMNVGYHQDRDGRMVFNKQWGVFATQNKLQEADGVVFNFKPSNEGGVNIICVVHILRMPA; this is encoded by the exons ATGGCCAAGGCATATGTATGCCATGGTGGTTGCATGTGTGTTGCAAATGATGGAGATCCAGCTGAGCACATGATTGTTGATGATGAGGATGCGGGAGACCAGGGCGCTGCTGCAGAGGGGTCCAACATTGAGTCGGATGACGAGCTCCTAAATGATGAACATGAGGAAGTACCTCCTCCACTAGTTGTTTACACAAAGGGTATTGTTCTAAGTGATGATGAAGGATCAAAGCTGGGTTTGGTTCTTACCATCAATTATGGGTACATTGGATCTCCTTTCGTGCACCGTCTCACAATCACAAACGTTGCAAGCAAGCAGATG AAAATCCCAAGCAAGGTGACTGAACAGTTGAGCTTGCTACCAGAAGGTGTTGTCGGTATTTGCTTTGAAGCTGGAGAATATATGAATGTCGGATACCACCAAGATCGTGATGGGCGCATGGTTTTCAACAAGCAATGGGGTGTCTTTGCAACCCAGAACAAACTTCAAGAAGCAGACGGCGTTGTTTTCAATTTCAAACCCAGCAACGAAGGGGGCGTAAACATAATATGTGTTGTGCACATCCTGAGAATGCCAGCATAA
- the LOC119349643 gene encoding probable WRKY transcription factor 53 has protein sequence MEDATATTLATELDGLLAMARELEARVGADQGVPGAARELCAALAASVDRAVRLAGRSGNAGGRASVNGQRRSGRKAAAAKVRTQVRVASMQDLGPLDDGLSWRKYGQKDILGATYPRSYFRCTHRHTQGCAATKQVQRATADPLLFDVVYHGAHTCAQTAVLAGMEQQQPPAAFGQEPQSPPEEVQWPAEPVTPFSFPSCCHLTGSYGYAAAGGGLGVDMELEDQLDELFLDVSGIF, from the coding sequence ATGGAGGACGCGACGGCGACGACGCTAGCGACGGAGCTCGACGGGCTGCTGGCCATGGCGAGGGAGCTGGAGGCGCGGGTGGGCGCCGACCAGGGCGTGCCGGGTGCCGCGAGGGAGCTCTGCGCCGCGCTGGCCGCGTCCGTCGACCGGGCCGTGCGCCTCGCCGGCCGTAGCGGCAATGCCGGCGGCAGGGCGAGCGTGAACGGCCAGCGCAGGAGCGgcaggaaggcggcggcggcgaaggtgcgGACGCAGGTGCGGGTGGCCTCGATGCAGGACCTGGGTCCGCTCGACGACGGGCTCAGCTGGCGGAAGTACGGCCAGAAGGACATCCTCGGCGCCACGTACCCCAGGTCCTACTTCCGGTGCACGCACCGGCACACGCAGGGCTGCGCCGCCACCAAGCAGGTGCAGCGGGCGACGGCCGACCCGCTGCTCTTCGACGTCGTGTACCACGGCGCGCACACCTGCGCCCAGACCGCCGTCCTGGCCGGCATGGAGCAGCAGCAGCCGCCTGCTGCCTTCGGCCAGGAGCCGCAGAGCCCGCCGGAAGAGGTTCAGTGGCCGGCAGAGCCCGTGACTCCGTTTTCCTTCCCCTCCTGCTGCCACCTTACCGGGAGCTACGGCtacgcggcggcgggcggcggcctcgGAGTTGACATGGAGCTTGAAGATCAACTCGACGAGCTGTTCTTGGACGTGTCAGGGATTTTCTAA
- the LOC119349641 gene encoding uncharacterized protein LOC119349641 isoform X1 has translation MLAATAACRAPARPLPAARPGGSYLLERVLLPKRRAPAARRRRGRSAAVRCGMLPVDPWAPGVDSQSIASQLFAVSLFPYLGFLYFMTRSKTAPGLTLFGFYFLLAFVGATIPAGIYAKVHYGTSLSNVDLLHGTAESLLTLTNLFIVLGLRGALRNLDKAEQSSPEAPQDSKEKSSV, from the exons ATGCTGGCCGCCACCGCTGCCTGCCGCGCGCCGGCGCGGCCGCTCCCCGCCGCGCGACCCGGTGGCAGCTACCTCCTCGAGCGCGTCCTTCTCCCCAAGCGGAGAgcgccggcggcgaggaggaggaggggacggAGCGCGGCGGTGCGGTGCGGGATGCTCCCCGTGGACCCGTGGGCGCCCGGCGTGGACTCCCAGAGCATCGCGTCGCAGCTGTTCGCCGTGTCGCTGTTCCCCTACCTGGGGTTCCTCTACTTCATGACCCGGTCCAAGACGGCGCCGGGGCTCACGCTCTTCGGCTTCTACTTCCTCCTCGCCTTCGTCGGCGCCACCA TACCTGCTGGGATATATG CCAAAGTTCATTACGGGACCTCGCTGTCTAATGTGGACTTGCTGCACGGGACGGCGGAATCGCTCCTCACACTCACCAATCTGTTCATCGTGCTGGGGCTGAGGGGAGCCTTGAGGAACCTGGACAAAGCAGAGCAGAGCAGCCCTGAAGCTCCTCAGGACAGCAAGGAGAAGAGTTCAGTCTAG
- the LOC119349641 gene encoding uncharacterized protein LOC119349641 isoform X2: protein MLAATAACRAPARPLPAARPGGSYLLERVLLPKRRAPAARRRRGRSAAVRCGMLPVDPWAPGVDSQSIASQLFAVSLFPYLGFLYFMTRSKTAPGLTLFGFYFLLAFVGATTKVHYGTSLSNVDLLHGTAESLLTLTNLFIVLGLRGALRNLDKAEQSSPEAPQDSKEKSSV from the exons ATGCTGGCCGCCACCGCTGCCTGCCGCGCGCCGGCGCGGCCGCTCCCCGCCGCGCGACCCGGTGGCAGCTACCTCCTCGAGCGCGTCCTTCTCCCCAAGCGGAGAgcgccggcggcgaggaggaggaggggacggAGCGCGGCGGTGCGGTGCGGGATGCTCCCCGTGGACCCGTGGGCGCCCGGCGTGGACTCCCAGAGCATCGCGTCGCAGCTGTTCGCCGTGTCGCTGTTCCCCTACCTGGGGTTCCTCTACTTCATGACCCGGTCCAAGACGGCGCCGGGGCTCACGCTCTTCGGCTTCTACTTCCTCCTCGCCTTCGTCGGCGCCACCA CCAAAGTTCATTACGGGACCTCGCTGTCTAATGTGGACTTGCTGCACGGGACGGCGGAATCGCTCCTCACACTCACCAATCTGTTCATCGTGCTGGGGCTGAGGGGAGCCTTGAGGAACCTGGACAAAGCAGAGCAGAGCAGCCCTGAAGCTCCTCAGGACAGCAAGGAGAAGAGTTCAGTCTAG